A window of the Candidatus Methylomirabilota bacterium genome harbors these coding sequences:
- a CDS encoding winged helix-turn-helix domain-containing protein, with the protein MAIRHTAGASHEGGEATFKVGELQIDFVRRRVLLGSREIRLTHYVRVFMAHLRHKLEAEPARPRYLLTEPGVGYRLAAE; encoded by the coding sequence GTGGCGATCCGCCATACGGCGGGCGCCTCGCACGAGGGCGGTGAGGCGACGTTCAAGGTGGGCGAGCTGCAGATCGATTTCGTGCGGCGGCGGGTGTTGCTGGGATCCCGTGAAATCCGGCTGACGCACTACGTCCGCGTCTTTATGGCCCACCTCAGGCACAAGCTCGAAGCCGAGCCGGCTCGGCCCCGTTATCTGCTCACCGAGCCAGGCGTGGGCTACCGGCTCGCCGCAGAGTGA
- a CDS encoding PEP/pyruvate-binding domain-containing protein produces MPDGFLAALTDGAAATAERVGAKAFTLGRLHRAGLPVPAAVCLTAEAYHRQLELGGLAAIARSVAAAEPSEARRLALKVRLAFTREAFDPGVAAALEAVWARLSGGAGASLAVRSSALGEDGARTSFAGQFETFLGIAEPADLATAVRSCWAALWSTRALRYMRACGVDPAQSAMPILIQRMIHADASGGAFSLNPDEQIVLTGTWGLGSAIAQGDIVPDRYLLGRDASLQAVEPGSKEHRVTAAEAGPHWHAVPREQVEAPCLTDAEAAALARLVLSVEAELGSAVEIEWAKDGRGFWILQARPLRLAPRAETDPIWTRHPALTGQPAGIGWGTGPACLVLDERDLDRVMMGNVVVTRVGGPALATVLPRAAGVVAELGGSTSHLAALARERGIPAVLGVRSATRQIPEGATVAVDGITGVVRWRR; encoded by the coding sequence ATGCCTGACGGCTTCCTGGCCGCCCTCACGGACGGCGCGGCGGCCACCGCCGAGCGGGTCGGAGCGAAGGCCTTCACGCTCGGCCGGCTCCACCGCGCCGGCCTTCCCGTGCCCGCCGCCGTCTGCCTCACCGCGGAGGCATACCACCGGCAGCTGGAGCTCGGCGGGCTCGCCGCGATCGCGCGAAGCGTGGCCGCCGCCGAGCCATCCGAGGCGCGTCGCCTCGCCCTGAAGGTGAGGCTGGCGTTCACGCGCGAGGCGTTCGATCCGGGGGTGGCCGCGGCGCTGGAGGCTGTCTGGGCGCGGCTGAGCGGCGGGGCCGGCGCTTCGCTGGCGGTTCGCTCGTCGGCGCTCGGCGAGGACGGCGCCCGAACCTCGTTCGCCGGGCAGTTCGAGACGTTCCTGGGGATCGCCGAGCCGGCCGACCTGGCCACGGCGGTGCGCAGCTGCTGGGCGGCGCTCTGGTCCACGCGGGCGCTCCGGTACATGCGCGCCTGCGGCGTCGATCCCGCCCAGTCCGCCATGCCAATCCTCATCCAGCGCATGATCCACGCCGACGCCTCGGGGGGCGCGTTCAGCCTCAACCCCGACGAGCAGATCGTGCTGACGGGGACGTGGGGTCTGGGGTCGGCCATCGCCCAGGGCGATATCGTTCCCGATCGCTACCTCCTCGGCCGGGATGCCTCGCTGCAGGCGGTGGAGCCGGGAAGCAAGGAGCATCGGGTGACGGCGGCCGAGGCCGGTCCGCACTGGCATGCGGTGCCGCGCGAGCAGGTGGAGGCGCCGTGCCTGACCGATGCCGAGGCGGCCGCGCTGGCCCGGCTCGTCTTGAGCGTGGAAGCCGAGCTGGGGTCCGCCGTCGAGATCGAGTGGGCGAAGGACGGGCGAGGCTTCTGGATCCTGCAGGCGCGGCCACTGCGCCTGGCGCCACGCGCCGAGACCGATCCGATCTGGACTCGCCATCCCGCCTTGACCGGGCAGCCGGCGGGGATCGGCTGGGGCACCGGTCCCGCCTGTCTGGTCCTGGACGAGCGCGATCTCGACCGCGTCATGATGGGCAACGTCGTCGTCACCCGGGTCGGAGGGCCGGCGCTGGCCACCGTGCTACCGCGGGCCGCGGGCGTGGTGGCCGAGCTGGGCGGCAGCACCTCTCACCTGGCCGCGCTGGCGCGCGAGCGCGGCATCCCGGCCGTGCTGGGCGTCCGGAGCGCCACCCGACAGATCCCCGAGGGGGCGACCGTCGCCGTCGACGGCATCACCGGCGTCGTCCGCTGGAGGCGCTGA
- a CDS encoding alcohol dehydrogenase catalytic domain-containing protein yields the protein MSRAAVLTAPRRFTLQERPVPTPGRGEAMVRTAATAVCHTDLAIFTGQHPGVRYPVVVGHESTGVVDSLGPGTSRVTVGQRVIIDPIITCGTCDSCERGRPNLCRRAGLFGREVEGSLAEHVVLPERYLHPLPDGLSLEAATLIETLATVRHAQERVGISPGDAVVVLGQGATGLLHTQLARLSGADPLLAVSRSPWKLDLARRWGATHVVRGSGQDVVDEVLSITRGAGADVVIESTGVASVIGPAIAMLRPGGKLLVYGIGHDPVEGLTTFPFYYKELTVYGSRGLTAADFEPCIRLVASGAVDLDGFVTARYPLPRVGSAFEEYERDPDRVLRIVITPDA from the coding sequence ATGAGCCGCGCGGCCGTCCTGACGGCGCCCCGGCGCTTCACGCTGCAGGAGCGCCCGGTGCCGACGCCGGGGCGCGGGGAAGCGATGGTGCGGACGGCGGCGACGGCCGTCTGTCACACCGATCTGGCCATCTTCACGGGCCAGCATCCCGGCGTGCGCTACCCGGTGGTGGTGGGCCACGAGTCGACCGGCGTCGTCGACTCCCTCGGCCCCGGGACCAGCCGGGTGACGGTCGGGCAGCGTGTCATCATCGATCCCATCATCACGTGTGGCACATGTGACTCCTGCGAGCGGGGACGGCCCAACCTCTGCCGGCGGGCCGGCCTGTTCGGCCGCGAGGTCGAGGGCTCGCTGGCCGAGCACGTGGTGCTGCCCGAGCGGTACCTGCATCCGCTGCCCGACGGGCTCTCGCTGGAAGCGGCCACGCTGATCGAGACCCTGGCCACCGTCCGACACGCCCAGGAGCGCGTGGGCATCTCGCCAGGCGATGCGGTAGTCGTGCTCGGGCAAGGCGCCACCGGGTTGCTGCACACCCAGCTGGCCCGGCTCTCCGGGGCCGACCCGCTGCTGGCCGTCTCGCGCAGCCCCTGGAAGCTCGACCTGGCCCGCCGCTGGGGCGCCACCCACGTCGTCCGCGGCTCGGGGCAGGATGTCGTCGACGAGGTGCTGAGCATCACCCGCGGCGCGGGCGCCGACGTCGTCATCGAGTCGACGGGCGTCGCGTCCGTGATCGGCCCGGCCATCGCCATGCTGCGGCCCGGCGGCAAGCTGCTCGTCTACGGGATCGGCCACGATCCCGTCGAGGGGCTCACGACGTTCCCGTTCTACTACAAGGAGCTGACGGTCTACGGCTCGCGGGGCCTGACCGCGGCGGACTTCGAGCCTTGCATCCGCCTGGTGGCCAGCGGCGCCGTAGACCTGGACGGCTTCGTCACGGCCCGGTATCCGCTGCCCCGGGTGGGCAGCGCCTTCGAGGAGTACGAGCGCGATCCCGACCGCGTCCTCCGCATCGTCATCACCCCCGATGCCTGA
- a CDS encoding Xaa-Pro peptidase family protein, whose protein sequence is MANFGSVGVDWQQRVNWDRLRKYRLERARERMKAHNLGAMLLMYDENVRYVTSTLTPGWNRLKPGLRYALLCGDGPPVLFEQGDIGFQIQRHAPWIPEENIRYSYAWIKGAAGPASKQQVKKFTDAIVKELKRYGVADQTLGVDFIDINMLQAFQEAKLKWADGMTPMMEARAIKNVDEQECLRVVGAIGDAAHWETMKFLKPGLTENQVTAHIMEFLYDIPGMEDVEDVIVSSGPNTWPNWRNFSDRIIKPGEIVFMDLAALTWNGYKSCYYRTYCVGKPPTKEMKDYYATALKWLYDSIHAVRPGATTRDIALKWPSAKEAWGYDEEDQAAANLWGHGLGLAQYDQPVISRIWSLDHPLEIKPGMVFALETQHGKKFEWGVRIEEMLIVHPDRTEIISNFPVEEITFVD, encoded by the coding sequence ATGGCGAACTTCGGCAGTGTCGGCGTCGACTGGCAGCAGCGCGTCAACTGGGACCGCCTCCGGAAGTACCGCCTGGAGCGGGCCCGCGAGCGGATGAAGGCCCACAACCTGGGCGCGATGCTCCTCATGTACGACGAGAACGTCCGCTACGTGACCAGCACGCTGACCCCGGGCTGGAACCGGCTCAAGCCGGGTCTCCGCTACGCGCTGCTCTGCGGCGACGGCCCGCCCGTGCTCTTCGAGCAGGGCGACATCGGCTTTCAGATCCAGCGCCACGCGCCGTGGATCCCCGAAGAGAACATCCGCTACTCCTACGCCTGGATCAAGGGTGCGGCGGGGCCGGCCTCCAAGCAACAGGTGAAGAAGTTCACCGACGCCATCGTGAAGGAGCTCAAGCGCTACGGCGTGGCCGACCAGACGCTGGGCGTGGACTTCATCGACATCAACATGCTGCAGGCCTTCCAGGAGGCCAAGCTCAAGTGGGCCGACGGCATGACGCCCATGATGGAGGCCCGGGCCATCAAGAACGTGGACGAGCAGGAGTGCCTGCGCGTCGTGGGGGCTATCGGAGACGCCGCCCACTGGGAGACGATGAAGTTCCTCAAGCCCGGGCTCACCGAGAACCAGGTGACTGCCCACATCATGGAGTTCCTCTACGACATCCCGGGCATGGAGGACGTGGAGGACGTCATCGTCTCTTCCGGCCCGAACACGTGGCCGAACTGGCGCAACTTCTCCGATCGCATCATCAAGCCCGGCGAGATCGTGTTCATGGACCTGGCCGCGCTGACCTGGAACGGCTACAAGTCCTGCTACTACCGCACGTACTGCGTGGGCAAGCCGCCGACGAAGGAGATGAAGGACTACTACGCCACCGCGCTGAAGTGGCTCTACGACTCCATCCACGCCGTGCGCCCGGGCGCCACCACCCGCGACATCGCGCTGAAGTGGCCGTCGGCCAAGGAGGCGTGGGGCTACGACGAGGAGGATCAGGCCGCGGCCAACCTCTGGGGCCACGGCCTGGGCCTGGCCCAGTACGATCAGCCGGTGATCTCGCGCATCTGGTCGCTGGATCACCCGCTGGAGATCAAGCCGGGGATGGTCTTCGCGCTGGAGACCCAGCACGGCAAGAAATTCGAGTGGGGCGTGCGGATCGAGGAGATGCTGATCGTCCACCCCGACCGCACTGAGATCATCTCCAACTTCCCCGTGGAGGAGATCACCTTCGTCGACTAG